From Triticum urartu cultivar G1812 chromosome 2, Tu2.1, whole genome shotgun sequence, a single genomic window includes:
- the LOC125536465 gene encoding putative polyol transporter 1, with product MKMSPERRGAEGKEEGSGMASAALSEAGAVQPRNKGNFKYAFTCALCASMATIVLGYDVGVMSGASLYIKRDLQITDVQLEIMMGILSVYALIGSFLGARTSDWVGRRVTVVFAAAIFTTGSLLMGFAVNYAMLMVGRFVTGIGVGYAIMVAPVYTAEVSPASARGFLTSFTEVFINVGILLGYVSNYAFARLPLHLSWRVMLGIGAVPSALLALMVFGMPESPRWLVMKGRLADARAVLAKTSDTPEEAVERLDQIKAAAGIPRDLDGDVVVMHKTKGGQEKQVWKELIFSPNPAMRRILLAALGIHFFQQATGSDSVVLYSPRVFQSAGITGDNHLLGATCAMGVMKTLFILVATFQLDRVGRRPLLLTSTAGMLACLIGLGTGLTVVGRHPDAKVPWAIGLCIVSILAYVSFFSIGLGPLTSVYTSEVFPLRVRALGFALGASCNRVTSAAVSMSFLSLSKAITIGGSFFLYAGIAAIGWIFFFTFIPETRGLPLEEIGKLFGMTDTAVEAQDTATKDKAKVVEMN from the exons ATGAAAATGTCTCCGGAAAGACGAGGAGCGGAGGGCAAGGAAGAAGGATCGGGGATGGCTTCTGCTGCGCTCTCGGAGGCGGGGGCAGTCCAGCCAAGGAACAAGGGCAATTTCAAGTACGCCTTCACCTGCGCCCTCTGCGCTTCCATGGCCACCATCGTCCTTGGCTACG ACGTTGGGGTGATGAGCGGTGCGTCGCTGTACATCAAGAGGGACCTGCAGATCACGGACGTGCAGCTGGAGATCATGATGGGCATCCTCAGCGTGTACGCGCTCATCGGGTCCTTCCTCGGCGCGAGGACGTCCGACTGGGTCGGCCGCCGCGTCACCGTCGTCTTCGCGGCCGCCATCTTCACCACCGGCTCCTTGCTCATGGGCTTCGCGGTCAACTACGCCATGCTCATGGTCGGCCGCTTCGTCACCGGCATCGGCGTGGGCTACGCCATCATGGTCGCGCCCGTGTACACGGCCGAGGTGTCGCCCGCGTCGGCCCGCGGCTTCCTCACGTCTTTCACCGAGGTGTTCATCAATGTGGGCATCCTCCTTGGCTACGTCTCCAACTACGCCTTCGCGCGCCTCCCGCTCCACCTTAGCTGGCGCGTCATGCTCGGCATCGGCGCCGTCCCGTCCGCCCTGCTCGCGCTCAtggtgttcggcatgccggaGTCGCCCCGCTGGCTCGTCATGAAAGGCCGCCTCGCGGACGCCAGGGCCGTGCTGGCCAAGACCTCCGACACGCCTGAGGAGGCCGTGGAGCGCCTTGACCAGATCAAGGCTGCCGCCGGCATCCCTAGGGACCTTGACGGCGACGTGGTCGTCATGCATAAGACAAAAGGCGGCCAGGAGAAGCAGGTGTGGAAGGAGCTCATCTTTTCGCCGAACCCAGCCATGCGGCGAATACTGCTCGCGGCGCTCGGCATCCATTTCTTCCAGCAGGCGACGGGCTCCGACTCCGTCGTGCTGTACAGCCCACGCGTGTTCCAGAGCGCGGGCATCACCGGCGACAACCACCTGCTCGGGGCCACATGCGCCATGGGGGTCATGAAGACGCTCTTCATCCTGGTGGCCACGTTCCAGCTCGACCGCGTCGGCCGGCGGCCGCTGCTGCTGACCAGCACGGCCGGCATGCTCGCCTGTCTCATCGGCCTTGGGACGGGCCTCACCGTCGTGGGTCGGCACCCGGACGCCAAGGTCCCGTGGGCCATCGGCCTGTGCATCGTGTCCATCTTGGCATACGTGTCCTTCTTCTCCATCGGCCTCGGGCCCCTCACCAGCGTGTACACCTCGGAGGTCTTCCCGCTGCGGGTGCGCGCGCTGGGCTTCGCGCTCGGCGCGTCATGCAACCGCGTGACCAGCGCCGCGGTCTCCATGTCCTTCCTGTCCCTGTCCAAGGCCATCACCATCGGCGGCAGCTTCTTCCTGTACGCCGGCATCGCAGCGATAGGATGGATTTTCTTCTTCACCTTCATTCCGGAGACGCGTGGCCTGCCGCTCGAGGAGATAGGGAAGCTTTTCGGCATGACGGACACGGCCGTCGAAGCCCAAGACACGGCCACAAAAGACAAGGCGAAAGTGGTGGAGATGAACTAG